The bacterium genome contains the following window.
GAAACGACCAGCAGCATAAATGTTGTGCTCAGTTTGTCGGCAACCGATGGTGGAAGCGGTATAGATCAAATGCAAATCAGCAATGATGGTGTATTTGACACTGAACCTTGGGAGGCATACACAAGAACAAAACAATGGGCACTGGCAGAAGGACCAAATGGTATTCGGACAGTGTATGCAAGATTTAAGAACTATATTAGCAATATCTCAAGTACGTATTCCGACACTATTTTACTCGGTAATGGCGAGCAAGTGTATTGTGTCAGCAATTCCGGTGATAACACATCTGGTATCGGTTGGGATCATGCTCTACATAATATCCAGGATGCGATAGATACTGCGCAGTCTGGTGATGAGGTATGGGTAGATAGTGACAGCTATTGTGAATGCATTATACTCACTTCTGGTGTGAAATTGTATGGTGGTTTTTCGTATGGAGACACTTCAAAAGAAGATAGATACACACATGAATATTTGATACCGACTTATCTCTCCCCAGGTCAAGGCAGCACAATAACAGTTGAATCTGGCGCAACTAGTACGACTGTCATAGATGGATTCAGTATATCAAGGGGAATAGGTACATACAACGGAGGAGCATATTACGGCGGCGCTATATTTTGTAATCAGGCTTCTCCCACGATATCACATAATTACATCTATAATAGTGGTTCCTTTCAGGATGCATGCTATGGTGGTGGGATTTATTGCAGCTATGCGTCACCCGTGATTACAAACAATCTCATACTCAGCAATGATTCTACAATAGACGCTGTGGCGGTTTGGTGTTCAAATACAGAACTGACTTTTGTAAACAATACAGTTGCAGCCAATCGGACGAGCATGTATGGTGGTGGTTTGTACCTCGACCATTGTACAGGACTTGTGGCGAATAACATAATTAGTGATAACTTACTATCCGGCATTCATACTGTTGGCACCACATTCCCAACATTTGAAAATAACTGTGTTTCTCGAAATGGCGATTATTGGGTAGTGGCAGATAACTACACAGGTGATATGGCAGAGCCTACTGGTAATGGGAATATCTCCCTTGACCCACTGTTCGATAATTATGGTTATTACAACCTCACTGTTCTGTCTCCATGTATTGATGCTGGTGACGATACCGCAGCTGGCTCCATCCTGGTCGATATATTCTGGCAGACAAGGAAGTTTGATACAAAGCGGGGAAGCGATCTTGTAGATATGGGAGCAGTAGAATACGTTGATACAGTTCCCCCAACAGTAGCCTCAGTTCATCCAGAAGGTGTATCATCAAACTCTTGCACCTGCTCCACGTCTCAGCTATATGCAACGTGGAGTGTATATAATACGGATGCTGCTACCGAATGCCAATATGCCATAGGTGAATCGGCTTCATATCCTCCAAGCACCTATATAGTCGACTGGACTTCGGATGGAGTAACTTGCGATGAGGACCATTACAGTTATTGTGTCAGAAAGACAGGCTTGAATCTTCAGTCTGGGCATACTTATTACTTCTACATCAAAGCTATTGATGGTGCAGGAAATGAAAGCGATGTGGCTGTTGCAGAAGTTACCGTAGGATGCTCCACTCCAACCATAGAGGATGCGCTCAGGTGTGCAGATGGTGAGATTGTAAGCTGCACACTAAACAATCTGATCGTGACCGCTGGTACTTCGCAGTTCAATGCCAACGGCGAATACCACATGTATGTATATGATAGCAGTCCGGGAAGAGTAAATACTACTAAATATTATGGTCTTCGTGTTGATTTTGAAAACGGTACACCTGCATCTTGCCAGCCTGAAGATTATGTGTCGATCAAAGGCAGAATGACCACCATTGGCGGCGAGCGCGTAATGGTGATTGACCTTAGCGATCAGTATGACTATTACTATGCCGTTACGAGTGCCAGCAATCAGTTTTCTGTTGAGCGTGTTACAGATCTCTTCCATATTGCTCCCAACTCCTATCTGGTTATAAATGGAATCACGATGCCGGGAGTAACCCGTCCTGTTGGTGGTAGTGCATTAAAGGGTAAGCTCGTATCTCCATCAGACATCAATTTAGGTGGCTGGTACTATTTCGTAACGTACAAAGATACGGTAAATAAATTCCTTTATGTAGATGATACGAGTGTGAGAGGTCTTGGTCTAGATTCTGAAGGGAATTCATGCCCTACGGACGGTAACGGCCTCAATAACGGAGTATGCGCTGAAGGTATAAGAGTAGACTACAGTTGGATGGCTGATAGTTTGCCCGTCTGTGATGTGGGAAGCGGCGTAAAGATTACCGGATTGTGCGCAAGCACCGAAATTGAAACTTATGACCAAGAGAATGAAGACGTAAGGCTCGTAAGGCTGCGCCAGAATGCAGACCTCCAAGTTGGCCCAACAATCACTTCACCAACACTAAACCAGATCGTGCAATCGGCATATCCAATAATTGTGTTTACTGATCCTATCAATCTTAAAAACGAAGTAAATGGTTCTGTCCAGAGCAGTCACCAGTTCATACAACTTTCAATCGGAACGGAAGACAATCCTGATGGGACATGTCCAATACTGCAGAATTCGACTAATACAGTGCAGTGGCCGGAGACAGACGATGAGTGGATGACTCTACAAGCCGGGATAGATTACTATGCTTTTGTAAGAGTCACCAATGATGAGAATTACGAGTCCAATCCGGATTCATGGAGTCCGTGGAGTCCTCATGGGCTTAAGTTCAGAGTGGCACCGACCAGAATCATTACGCCTGTCGATGAGTCCACAATCTGGGATGTGACACCGCTGATAAGTTGGAGATATGACAGTGCTTCGGAGTCGGGTGACACATTCCAGGCTAAGGTGACATCAGAAAATGGCCAAACTCAGTATTGGAGCGGAAGCGTTACGGGTGACGATCATTTGACATGCACCACGGAGCTTTCGTCCGGCACGTATCATGCCTACCTGAAGAAGTCATCTGAGACCGAATGGGAAATACATACATTCACAGTCCATACGAACGCATCAGATGCGGGTCAGACCGAAACAGGCACTGCGGAGTATACGTATGATCGATATGGAAACCTTGAGACTATGGTCGATTGGCGTGGAACGACAACATACTATTACGATGGGTTGAACAGGCTAATTAAGACGCACCTGACATCCGCCATGCAAGAGTGGGATGGTCAGGAAGTAATCTACAAACATGGGTCAAATGGCGATAAGAGTGGTTATGACTTGAAGGGTAACCGCACCAGGATGGTTACAGTGAGTCTTTCTCCGTCATTCACTCATCCGACTAAATATGACTATACGGACCTCGGGCAGCTTGCGAAGGTAACTGACCAGCTTGACGGCGAGACGAAATATACCTATAACAATATGGGGTTGGTATCGGGCATTACATATCCGAACAACACGTATAGTGTTTATACATACGATGATGCCAGGTACTGGCTCACCAATATCACTCATATGAAATCGGACGATGTAACCATAATCGGCAGCTTCACATATGGCTATGATACGGCCAGTGTCGGTAACAATGGAACGCGGACGTCTGTTACGGAAAATATTCTGAAGCCTGACGACAGCCGCATACAGTCAGCGGTGACATATTCTTATGATGATCTGTATCGCCTCACAAGCGAGGTTCGGACCGGCAGTGAAGCTTACAGCAAGTCCTACTATTACGATCTTGCGGGCAACCGCACTTCGATGGTGGATGGCGCGACAACGACCACCTACTTCTACGATGCTGCGAATAAATTGACCTCATCAGTTACCGGTTCCAGCACGACGTTGTATAAATATGATGGCGCGGGAAACATAAGAACAGCCACGACAGATTTTACTGATGTCACCACCTATACCTGGGGATTCAGGAATATGATGACCAAGTGGGAGAAGACTGGCGAGACGACTGTTGAGTATGGATATGATGGATATGGGATGAGAGTAATAGTAGTCCCAGACGGCGGTACGGCTACACGATTCTTGCTTGATCGAAAGGAAATTGCTGAAGAGATTACCGGATCAACTTCTACAACCTACGTAGGACCAGGATTGATTAGCCAGATATCCGGTGAAACTCGAACAATCTATCATGCCGATGGTCTGGGCAGCACAAGGGCTATAACTAATGGAACTCAGACTGTAATCGAAGCTGGAGTCTATAGCGCTTATGGCAATCTGGAGGCAGAATACGGTGCTTATTCTAGTGATGGTTTTGGATTTGCAGGACAATACAGATATTATTCCGATGCCACGGGTCTATATTATATCAAGGCCAGGTACTATAACACCATTCATGGTTCGTTCACAGCACGTGACACAATTGGTGACGTTGCTGGATATAATCTGTACATATACTGTGACGGCAATCCAGCAAATAACGTTGATCCAACTGGAAATATATATATACCTTTACCTGGCTGGGGTGAAACGACGTTTGAATGGTTGCATTTTATGAAATGCATTAATAAAATCATAGAAGAGGCGACTGAAATGCATCGCACAAACGACAAGTTGGCGCATTGTTATTCTGCATGTTCAATCTTACAAAGATGCGTACCGCCAATAGGTAAATCAATAAAAGATATTCTTGCTCTAATAGGCGAAATATATAGTTGGGATAATGATATGTATGACAATATAGCCAACAGTATAGGAGCAGGCCTCGGTGCATCTGGAATGCCATGTTCTTGTGCATGTGAAATTGCAACATCCACTTTGCCCAACAACCCAGGATAAAGGAGAATTATTCCGTGTTGAATACTAAACAAATTGGTCTTCTCTTATTGTGTTTTTTTATCGGACTTACAGTTGGACTATTGCCAAGTCAGCCTGTTGCGTGGAAAACCCATGAAATGGAACGCCAGCGCCACGAAGCAGTGCTATTACTTACTATGACAGGTGTAGGACAGGCACAAGAAGATGTCCACAGGTGGCTAGGAAAACCAAACGATATCTACAGAAACAACTTGGAACTCACACTCAGCAATCCAGGAGTATTTGTTCCAACCCGCCCAGTTCAGAATTCAACTGTTTGGTTTTTTTCTAAAGATGCTTTTGTGGTTTATGTTTATATGTCTCCATCGGGAACAGTACAGACCTCTTATGTGGTGCCGCGTGAGAATTGGAGAAGCAGATGAAGTTGATAGGCTTATATGCATTGTTCACGTTAGTTTTGGTTGGCATCCTATATGAGTGTTATCTTGTTTATGGCCAATACCTTCTTTTGGAAGTGTATCCTTCAAGACAAGAAATGGCGTATAGAACAATACCAATGATTAGACCCGGCATTATGGACGATGATCTAGTAAAGCTGGCGGGGTCTCCAACTGCCAAAACAATAGGGCGTTCACGCACTTCTAAAGATGCGGCTTACATATGGGAATATCGCCAGTGGCCAAGTTGTGCTGCATATGTGTATATCGACACACATGGACTTGTGGTTGCTGTCAGATATGTGCCGACTTAATAAGGATGATAGCAAGCATACGTCTTAGCGACCGTGGTTGTGGTGTATGTTAATAAAAGTATGGAATCACCTCGGCGCATCTCTTGGACAAGACATCTGTGTAGACTGTGATGAAGCGTGTGTTGAGGCAGTCAGCATATAAGGTGAATATTATGGTCAATATTATTATGCCGTTAGTTTTGTTGGTGGCTTTCTTCGGTGTGCTGGCATTATATCTTGCTAAGTTACTCGATTTGATCAAGATGTCAGGATGCGTTCTGCTTGTAACCGTACCCATTGCCATGTTGCTATACATAGGTCTAATTTTGGGACCATTGAATGAACTTAAATGGTACGCGCCGTACATTTCAGTGAGTGGATTGCACCGTCATGATGTTGTTACGCAATTAGGAGAGCCAGACAAAGTAATGCCGGCTGGGACATCATTTTGTCCTGTTTATAAGCAGGAAGAAGTATGGTTGTATAACGACGGTCCAAGAATTGCGTCGCGTACATTTTGCATATTTATATCTAAGAAAGGTAATGTGAGCGCAGTGTTTTCTGCGCGCTATTTCAACGATAATGACCAACACATCAATTCTAGATAGACCATTGTCAGACAG
Protein-coding sequences here:
- a CDS encoding right-handed parallel beta-helix repeat-containing protein, which encodes MRRITILLIASSFAWLIFIQSAFSDVHYVVPNGSGDGSSWTNARSSIQTAIDNATSGDEVWVAAGTYEEQLTLQEGVCIYGGFAGDETSRTPRGACPPSGSISNETIISSNTGGPVVYSLSGITNATVIDGFTIKNKPNLGSGIVCTSSSPIISHNRIERNNSYGVYASTGSPIIEYNVIINNTGGGVFCGTYAAASVKNNIIRGNKGPGVYCCSDSTVRGNFICGNGGYGNGGGIYCSGSATIVNNTVVSNFSCLDGGGIYIYGSPILSNNIVAYNSSGIIAVSGTPSLSCNCVYGNVAYAYSGLSAGTGDIDDDPELIDFEYGNLHISGISPCIDGGDDNAGTSGYDIDGEARKTGNYVDIGADEYYSNAYSQTGPEVIAMVDANGSDNNDGLSWTTPKATIQAAIDVAARQGGEVWVKDETYDENLTLYAYVYLYGGFHNSETQLSQRDWQSYTTTIDGSYGSDPVVCADFVGHMVNCIDGFSVVNGDNDLGAGIRCKFASTRISNNIIEYNDSHICGGGIYCGQGSFTDISNNIIRHNTCDYDTEKDPFGGGGIGCRLAYPTITNNLIYQNTNGGGVYISRNGVSTSLAPALTNNTIVNNSDIYSKAGIYCYYCPASINNNIIASNTGYGVYCDGSGSSLPTLYNNDFYGNTTACYPTGIWNTTNITSVPGFVNTSAGNYHLSSTSNCINNGLNTAAGIPSIEFDGGPRIVPTNGTVDIGADEYSDSVPTGSILVNSGDETTSSINVVLSLSATDGGSGIDQMQISNDGVFDTEPWEAYTRTKQWALAEGPNGIRTVYARFKNYISNISSTYSDTILLGNGEQVYCVSNSGDNTSGIGWDHALHNIQDAIDTAQSGDEVWVDSDSYCECIILTSGVKLYGGFSYGDTSKEDRYTHEYLIPTYLSPGQGSTITVESGATSTTVIDGFSISRGIGTYNGGAYYGGAIFCNQASPTISHNYIYNSGSFQDACYGGGIYCSYASPVITNNLILSNDSTIDAVAVWCSNTELTFVNNTVAANRTSMYGGGLYLDHCTGLVANNIISDNLLSGIHTVGTTFPTFENNCVSRNGDYWVVADNYTGDMAEPTGNGNISLDPLFDNYGYYNLTVLSPCIDAGDDTAAGSILVDIFWQTRKFDTKRGSDLVDMGAVEYVDTVPPTVASVHPEGVSSNSCTCSTSQLYATWSVYNTDAATECQYAIGESASYPPSTYIVDWTSDGVTCDEDHYSYCVRKTGLNLQSGHTYYFYIKAIDGAGNESDVAVAEVTVGCSTPTIEDALRCADGEIVSCTLNNLIVTAGTSQFNANGEYHMYVYDSSPGRVNTTKYYGLRVDFENGTPASCQPEDYVSIKGRMTTIGGERVMVIDLSDQYDYYYAVTSASNQFSVERVTDLFHIAPNSYLVINGITMPGVTRPVGGSALKGKLVSPSDINLGGWYYFVTYKDTVNKFLYVDDTSVRGLGLDSEGNSCPTDGNGLNNGVCAEGIRVDYSWMADSLPVCDVGSGVKITGLCASTEIETYDQENEDVRLVRLRQNADLQVGPTITSPTLNQIVQSAYPIIVFTDPINLKNEVNGSVQSSHQFIQLSIGTEDNPDGTCPILQNSTNTVQWPETDDEWMTLQAGIDYYAFVRVTNDENYESNPDSWSPWSPHGLKFRVAPTRIITPVDESTIWDVTPLISWRYDSASESGDTFQAKVTSENGQTQYWSGSVTGDDHLTCTTELSSGTYHAYLKKSSETEWEIHTFTVHTNASDAGQTETGTAEYTYDRYGNLETMVDWRGTTTYYYDGLNRLIKTHLTSAMQEWDGQEVIYKHGSNGDKSGYDLKGNRTRMVTVSLSPSFTHPTKYDYTDLGQLAKVTDQLDGETKYTYNNMGLVSGITYPNNTYSVYTYDDARYWLTNITHMKSDDVTIIGSFTYGYDTASVGNNGTRTSVTENILKPDDSRIQSAVTYSYDDLYRLTSEVRTGSEAYSKSYYYDLAGNRTSMVDGATTTTYFYDAANKLTSSVTGSSTTLYKYDGAGNIRTATTDFTDVTTYTWGFRNMMTKWEKTGETTVEYGYDGYGMRVIVVPDGGTATRFLLDRKEIAEEITGSTSTTYVGPGLISQISGETRTIYHADGLGSTRAITNGTQTVIEAGVYSAYGNLEAEYGAYSSDGFGFAGQYRYYSDATGLYYIKARYYNTIHGSFTARDTIGDVAGYNLYIYCDGNPANNVDPTGNIYIPLPGWGETTFEWLHFMKCINKIIEEATEMHRTNDKLAHCYSACSILQRCVPPIGKSIKDILALIGEIYSWDNDMYDNIANSIGAGLGASGMPCSCACEIATSTLPNNPG